From the Solanum stenotomum isolate F172 chromosome 4, ASM1918654v1, whole genome shotgun sequence genome, one window contains:
- the LOC125862117 gene encoding uncharacterized protein LOC125862117 isoform X1, whose translation MNLLNSSLLNQIRGSVILEIKKSMQQQETCQLSVIWRGKKFSLEMDPAATLKSLGDELLNLTNVRDDTMRLIVPTNKSSRLLYPFSEEHSYLKLEAASILEGKSIRMLGVPKDEVDDILQNAKADLRIVGFDEEEKRLRQRNSNGLQSSQKLPQGPYVFCDFRTLHLPGIELNPPASKALKLMHKLAADPGIVAIMNKHRWRVGIMTEMAPEGYVGVSPECILGFNKNHGEEISLRLRTDDLKGFRKYDSIKKTLLHELSHMVHSEHDVNFYALLKQLNEEAAKLDWTKSRGHTVSGHNLQHYEDDEDNDNLIGLSHKLGGQTSVFNARASSVVAAYSRLAQASTNPSEAIDMHQASNAGDSLQSNHGDALVEKQLNDVKVVSVDVPPFDDQRESEPDPDDCGTGSPMKHEPHMELDSDDHKMRSLPPPLEAKLSEEPDPDDCSAEKHNTTTPTSLEPDPDELIMGIEKKVTDGQNSHVSLGYHVNEEERGSFTHTNQDDFPEGIKLVEACTNDKDIIPDGVSSIVIDEPDPDDQELQRIQDPVAVICSRLQKAIGVLRSQATPLEVSRVVQTILKITRNAIEHPDEVKFRKLRKANPLIQRDVVNYSAAMEILSVIGFSEDSIIDNTGRTEAYLVLKRNDPGLLWLAKSFLETSIA comes from the exons ATAAAGAAATCCATGCAGCAACAGGAGACATGTCAATTATCTGTTATATGGAGAGGAAAGAAGTTCAGTCTGGAGATGGATCCAGCTGCTACTCTCAAATCACTGGGGGATGAATTGCTGAATCTCACCAATGTTAGAGATGATACAATGCGCCTCATTGTGCCTACTAATAAAAGTTCAAGACTTTTGTATCCTTTCTCTGAAGAGCATTCCTACCTAAAATTGGAGGCAGCATCCATTCTTgag GGGAAGTCTATTAGGATGTTGGGAGTGCCCAAAGATGAAGTAGATGACATTCTACAGAATGCAAAGGCAGACCTCAGGATTGTGGGTTTTGATGAAGAGGAAAAGAGATTGAGACAAAGAAACTCAAATGGGCTTCAAAGCTCACAAAAACTTCCACAAGGGCCTTATGTCTTTTGTGATTTTCGGACACTCCACCTTCCTGGGATAGAG TTGAATCCTCCTGCTTCAAAAGCTTTAAAACTAATGCACAAGCTTGCTGCTGATCCAGGAATTGTTGCAATCATGAATAAG CATCGCTGGCGTGTGGGTATCATGACAGAGATGGCACCAGAAGGCTATGTTGGTGTTAGTCCTGAATGCATTCTTGGCTTCAATAAG AATCACGGTGAGGAGATATCACTACGTCTTCGTACAGACGACCTCAAGGGTTTCAGGAAGTATGATAGCATCAAGAAGACACTCTTGCATGAACTT TCACACATGGTACATTCTGAACATGATGTGAACTTCTATGCTCTTCTTAAGCAG CTTAATGAAGAAGCTGCTAAGTTGGACTGGACTAAATCAAGAGGTCATACCGTGAGTGGTCACAATTTGCAGCACTATGAAGACGATGAGGACAACGATAATCTAATTGGGTTATCACATAAGCTTGGAGGACAAACTTCAGTTTTCAATGCTCGAGCATCTTCAGTGGTTGCTGCCTACAGCCGTTTAGCACAGGCATCCACCAACCCCTCAGAAGCAATTGATATGCATCAGGCATCTAATGCTGGTGATTCACTGCAATCCAATCATGGAGATGCTCTAGTGGAAAAGCAACTGAATGATGTGAAAGTAGTTAGTGTTGATGTCCCCCCATTTGATGATCAAAGAGAATCTGAACCTGATCCTGATGATTGCGGGACTGGCTCTCCCATGAAACATGAGCCTCATATGGAACTTGATTCTGATGATCATAAGATGAGAAGCCTTCCGCCTCCTTTGGAAGCTAAATTAAGTGAAGAACCTGACCCGGATGATTGCTCTGCAGAAAAACACAATACAACAACTCCTACTTCTTTGGAACCTGATCCTGATGAGCTCATTATGGGGATCGAAAAGAAAGTAACAGATGGTCAAAATAGCCATGTTTCATTGGGGTACCATGTAAATGAGGAAGAGAGAGGATCTTTTACACACACCAACCAAGATGATTTTCCTGAAGGAATTAAGCTGGTAGAGGCATGTACTAATGATAAGGATATAATACCAGATGGAGTCTCTAGTATAGTGATTGATGAGCCTGATCCAGATGACCAGGAATTGCAGAGGATACAAGATCCTGTTGCCGTCATTTGTAGTCGACTGCAGAAAGCAATAGGTGTGTTGAGATCTCAAGCTACTCCCTTGGAGGTCTCTAGGGTAGTGCAAACTATATTGAAAATCACAAG GAATGCAATTGAACACCCAGATGAAGTGAAATTCAGAAAGCTGCGGAAG GCTAATCCTCTAATTCAGAGGGATGTGGTGAATTATTCAG CTGCAATGGAGATCCTGTCTGTGATTGGATTCAGTGAAGACTCTATTATCGACAACACTGGTAGAACGGAAGCTTATTTGGTCCTCAAAAGGAATGATCCAGGATTATTGTGGCTTGCCAAGTCTTTCCTTGAAACCTCCATTGCCTAG
- the LOC125862117 gene encoding uncharacterized protein LOC125862117 isoform X2, which yields MQQQETCQLSVIWRGKKFSLEMDPAATLKSLGDELLNLTNVRDDTMRLIVPTNKSSRLLYPFSEEHSYLKLEAASILEGKSIRMLGVPKDEVDDILQNAKADLRIVGFDEEEKRLRQRNSNGLQSSQKLPQGPYVFCDFRTLHLPGIELNPPASKALKLMHKLAADPGIVAIMNKHRWRVGIMTEMAPEGYVGVSPECILGFNKNHGEEISLRLRTDDLKGFRKYDSIKKTLLHELSHMVHSEHDVNFYALLKQLNEEAAKLDWTKSRGHTVSGHNLQHYEDDEDNDNLIGLSHKLGGQTSVFNARASSVVAAYSRLAQASTNPSEAIDMHQASNAGDSLQSNHGDALVEKQLNDVKVVSVDVPPFDDQRESEPDPDDCGTGSPMKHEPHMELDSDDHKMRSLPPPLEAKLSEEPDPDDCSAEKHNTTTPTSLEPDPDELIMGIEKKVTDGQNSHVSLGYHVNEEERGSFTHTNQDDFPEGIKLVEACTNDKDIIPDGVSSIVIDEPDPDDQELQRIQDPVAVICSRLQKAIGVLRSQATPLEVSRVVQTILKITRNAIEHPDEVKFRKLRKANPLIQRDVVNYSAAMEILSVIGFSEDSIIDNTGRTEAYLVLKRNDPGLLWLAKSFLETSIA from the exons ATGCAGCAACAGGAGACATGTCAATTATCTGTTATATGGAGAGGAAAGAAGTTCAGTCTGGAGATGGATCCAGCTGCTACTCTCAAATCACTGGGGGATGAATTGCTGAATCTCACCAATGTTAGAGATGATACAATGCGCCTCATTGTGCCTACTAATAAAAGTTCAAGACTTTTGTATCCTTTCTCTGAAGAGCATTCCTACCTAAAATTGGAGGCAGCATCCATTCTTgag GGGAAGTCTATTAGGATGTTGGGAGTGCCCAAAGATGAAGTAGATGACATTCTACAGAATGCAAAGGCAGACCTCAGGATTGTGGGTTTTGATGAAGAGGAAAAGAGATTGAGACAAAGAAACTCAAATGGGCTTCAAAGCTCACAAAAACTTCCACAAGGGCCTTATGTCTTTTGTGATTTTCGGACACTCCACCTTCCTGGGATAGAG TTGAATCCTCCTGCTTCAAAAGCTTTAAAACTAATGCACAAGCTTGCTGCTGATCCAGGAATTGTTGCAATCATGAATAAG CATCGCTGGCGTGTGGGTATCATGACAGAGATGGCACCAGAAGGCTATGTTGGTGTTAGTCCTGAATGCATTCTTGGCTTCAATAAG AATCACGGTGAGGAGATATCACTACGTCTTCGTACAGACGACCTCAAGGGTTTCAGGAAGTATGATAGCATCAAGAAGACACTCTTGCATGAACTT TCACACATGGTACATTCTGAACATGATGTGAACTTCTATGCTCTTCTTAAGCAG CTTAATGAAGAAGCTGCTAAGTTGGACTGGACTAAATCAAGAGGTCATACCGTGAGTGGTCACAATTTGCAGCACTATGAAGACGATGAGGACAACGATAATCTAATTGGGTTATCACATAAGCTTGGAGGACAAACTTCAGTTTTCAATGCTCGAGCATCTTCAGTGGTTGCTGCCTACAGCCGTTTAGCACAGGCATCCACCAACCCCTCAGAAGCAATTGATATGCATCAGGCATCTAATGCTGGTGATTCACTGCAATCCAATCATGGAGATGCTCTAGTGGAAAAGCAACTGAATGATGTGAAAGTAGTTAGTGTTGATGTCCCCCCATTTGATGATCAAAGAGAATCTGAACCTGATCCTGATGATTGCGGGACTGGCTCTCCCATGAAACATGAGCCTCATATGGAACTTGATTCTGATGATCATAAGATGAGAAGCCTTCCGCCTCCTTTGGAAGCTAAATTAAGTGAAGAACCTGACCCGGATGATTGCTCTGCAGAAAAACACAATACAACAACTCCTACTTCTTTGGAACCTGATCCTGATGAGCTCATTATGGGGATCGAAAAGAAAGTAACAGATGGTCAAAATAGCCATGTTTCATTGGGGTACCATGTAAATGAGGAAGAGAGAGGATCTTTTACACACACCAACCAAGATGATTTTCCTGAAGGAATTAAGCTGGTAGAGGCATGTACTAATGATAAGGATATAATACCAGATGGAGTCTCTAGTATAGTGATTGATGAGCCTGATCCAGATGACCAGGAATTGCAGAGGATACAAGATCCTGTTGCCGTCATTTGTAGTCGACTGCAGAAAGCAATAGGTGTGTTGAGATCTCAAGCTACTCCCTTGGAGGTCTCTAGGGTAGTGCAAACTATATTGAAAATCACAAG GAATGCAATTGAACACCCAGATGAAGTGAAATTCAGAAAGCTGCGGAAG GCTAATCCTCTAATTCAGAGGGATGTGGTGAATTATTCAG CTGCAATGGAGATCCTGTCTGTGATTGGATTCAGTGAAGACTCTATTATCGACAACACTGGTAGAACGGAAGCTTATTTGGTCCTCAAAAGGAATGATCCAGGATTATTGTGGCTTGCCAAGTCTTTCCTTGAAACCTCCATTGCCTAG